A single genomic interval of Panthera tigris isolate Pti1 chromosome E3, P.tigris_Pti1_mat1.1, whole genome shotgun sequence harbors:
- the E4F1 gene encoding transcription factor E4F1 isoform X3 — protein MEGAMAVRVTAAHTAEARAEAGREAGEGGVAAAAAALAPGGFLGLPAPFSEEDEDDVHRCGRCQAEFTALEDFVQHKLQKVCQRAPQEALPAAPAAAALLGQEVVPAVAGPEEPITVAHIVVETAALTTDISHAPDIVGGGHIKEVIVAAEAEPGDSEMAEAPGSPSRQGPGLPGEGEQAQVKLLVNKDGRYVCALCHKTFKTGSILKAHMVTHSSRKDHECKLCGASFRTKGSLIRHHRRHTDERPYKCAKCGKSFRESGALTRHLKSLTPCTEKIRFSASKDVVVGKEDTPAGSGASTVGTVTSSSVTGEPMETSPVIHLVTDAKGTVIHEVHVQMQELPLGMKALAPEPPGSEELPCSGEGGRENLLHQAMQNSGIVLERVTGEEGALEQAPPAAPSPQPLGDGPPELPLLEVEPAETQVAGGPSAVPRTHPCPQCSETFPTAATLEAHKRGHAGPRPFTCVQCGKAFPKAYLLKKHQEVHVHERRFRCGDCGKLYKTIAHVRGHRRVHSDERPYPCPECGKCYKTKNAQQVHFRTHLEEKPHVCPFCSRGFREKGSLVRHVRHHTGEKPFKCYRCGRGFAEHGTLNRHLRTKGGCLLEVEELLVAEESPAAAAAVLTEDPHAVLVEFSSVVADTQEYIIEAAADDAEASEAAEIIEGAQTEVDSHIMKVVQQIVHQASAGHQIIVQNVTMDQEAGLGPEAAAADTITIATPESLTEQVAMTLASAISEGTVLTARAGANGAEQATVTMVSSEDIEILEHAGELVIASPEGQLEVQTVIV, from the exons ATGGAGGGCGCGATGGCAGTGCGGGTGACGGCCGCGCATACGGCAGAAGCCCGGGCCGAAGCCGGGCGGGAGGCGGGCGAGGGCGGggtcgcggcggcggcggcggccttgGCTCCTGGCGGGTTCCTCGGCCTCCCGGCGCCCTTTAGCGAAGAAG ATGAGGACGATGTGCACAGATGTGGCCGCTGCCAGGCCGAGTTCACTGCCTTGGAAGACTTTGTTCAGCACAAACTCCAGAAAGTCTGCCAGCGGGCCCCTCAGGAGGCCCTGCCTGCCGCCCCTGCTGCTGCTGCGCTGCTGGGCCAGGAG GTGGTGCCAGCGGTGGCCGGCCCGGAGGAGCCCATCACGGTGGCCCACATCGTGGTGGAGACGGCCGCATTAACGACAGACATCAGCCACGCACCCGACATCGTGG GCGGTGGACACATCAAAGAGGTCATTGTGGCCGCCGAGGCAGAGCCGGGGGACAGCGAGATGGCGGaagccccaggcagccccagccGTCAGGGCCCGGGCCTTCCCGGGGAGGGCGAGCAGGCCCAGGTCAAGCTGCTGGTGAACAAGGACGGCCGATACGTGTGCGCGCTGTGCCACAAGACCTTCAAGACG GGCAGCATCCTCAAGGCCCACATGGTCACCCACAGCAGCCGCAAGGACCACGAGTGCAAGCTGTGCGGGGCGTCCTTCCGGACCAAGGGTTCGCTCATCCGGCACCACCGGCGGCACACGG ACGAGCGCCCCTATAAGTGCGCCAAGTGCGGGAAGAGCTTCCGGGAGTCGGGTGCGCTGACCCGGCACCTCAAGTCTCTGACCCCGTGCACCGAAAAGATTCGCTTCAGCGCGAGCAAGGACGTGGTTGTGGGCAAAGAGGACACGCCTGCAG GGTCTGGCGCCTCCACCGTGGGAACCGTTACATCATCCTCGGTGACGGGCGAACCTATGGAGACATCGCCTGTGATTCACCTGGTGACAGACGCCAAGGGCACTGTCATCCACGAAGTCCACGTCCAGATGCAAGAACTTCCCTTGGGCATGAAAGCCCTGGCCCCAGAG CCCCCCGGCTCCGAGGAGCTTCCCTGTTCCGGTGAGGGTGGCCGTGAGAACCTGCTGCACCAGGCCATGCAGAACTCCGGCATTGTCCTTGAGCGTGTCACTGGAGAAGAGGGGGCCCTGGAGCAAGCCCCTCCCGCGGCGcccagtccccagcccctgggagaCGGTCCCCCGGAGCTGCCGCTGCTGGAGGTGGAGCCAGCGGAGACA CAGGTGGCCGGCGGGCCCTCAGCCGTGCCCAGGACCCACCCGTGCCCTCAGTGCAGTGAGACCTTCCCGACGGCGGCCACCCTGGAGGCCCACAAAAGGGGCCACGCAG GGCCAAGGCCGTTCACGTGCGTGCAGTGTGGCAAGGCCTTCCCCAAGGCCTACCTGCTCAAGAAGCACCAGGAGGTTCACGTGCACGAGCGACGCTTCCGCTGCGGAGACTGCGGGAAGCTCTACAAGACCATCGCCCACGTCCGCGGCCACCGGCGCGTCCACTCGGATGAGCGGCCCTATCCGTGTCCTGAGTGCGGCAAGTGCTACAAGACCAAG AACGCCCAGCAGGTGCACTTCCGGACGCACCTGGAGGAGAAGCCGCACGTGTGCCCGTTCTGCAGCCGTGGCTTCCGGGAGAAGGGCTCCCTGGTGCGGCACGTGCGGCAccacacgggcgagaagccctTCAAGTGCTACCGCTGTGGCCGGGGCTTCGCCGAGCACGGCACCCTCAACCGGCACCTGCGCACCAAAG gcGGCTGCCTGCTGGAGGTGGAGGAGCTGCTGGTGGCCGAGGAGAGCCCCGCGGCGGCCGCCGCAGTCCTCACTGAGGACCCGCACGCCGTGCTGGTTGAGTTCTCTTCCGTCGTGGCCGACACCCAGGAGTACATCATTGAG GCTGCTGCGGACGACGCGGAGGCTAGCGAAGCCGCGGAGATCATCGAGGGCGCCCAGACAGAG GTGGACAGCCACATCATGAAGGTGGTACAGCAGATCGTGCACCAGGCCAGCGCCGGGCACCAGATCATCGTGCAGAATGTGACTATGGACCAGGAGGCGGGGCTGGGCCCAGAGGCGGCTGCCGCCGACACCATCACCATCGCCACCCCTGAGAGCCTGACGGAACAGGTGGCCATGACGCTGGCCTCGGCCATCAGCGAGGGCACCGTGCTCACGGCCCGTGCGGGTGCAAATGGCGCCGAGCAGGCCACCGTGACCATGGTTTCGTCGGAGGACATTGAAATCCTAGAGCATGCGGGCGAGCTGGTCATCGCCTCACCGGAGGGCCAGCTCGAGGTGCAGACGGTCATTGTCTAG
- the E4F1 gene encoding transcription factor E4F1 isoform X4 yields MEGAMAVRVTAAHTAEARAEAGREAGEGGVAAAAAALAPGGFLGLPAPFSEEDEDDVHRCGRCQAEFTALEDFVQHKLQKVCQRAPQEALPAAPAAAALLGQEVVPAVAGPEEPITVAHIVVETAALTTDISHAPDIVGGGHIKEVIVAAEAEPGDSEMAEAPGSPSRQGPGLPGEGEQAQVKLLVNKDGRYVCALCHKTFKTGSILKAHMVTHSSRKDHECKLCGASFRTKGSLIRHHRRHTDERPYKCAKCGKSFRESGALTRHLKSLTPCTEKIRFSASKDVVVGKEDTPAGSGASTVGTVTSSSVTGEPMETSPVIHLVTDAKGTVIHEVHVQMQELPLGMKALAPEPPGSEELPCSGEGGRENLLHQAMQNSGIVLERVTGEEGALEQAPPAAPSPQPLGDGPPELPLLEVEPAETVAGGPSAVPRTHPCPQCSETFPTAATLEAHKRGHAGPRPFTCVQCGKAFPKAYLLKKHQEVHVHERRFRCGDCGKLYKTIAHVRGHRRVHSDERPYPCPECGKCYKTKNAQQVHFRTHLEEKPHVCPFCSRGFREKGSLVRHVRHHTGEKPFKCYRCGRGFAEHGTLNRHLRTKGGCLLEVEELLVAEESPAAAAAVLTEDPHAVLVEFSSVVADTQEYIIEAAADDAEASEAAEIIEGAQTEVDSHIMKVVQQIVHQASAGHQIIVQNVTMDQEAGLGPEAAAADTITIATPESLTEQVAMTLASAISEGTVLTARAGANGAEQATVTMVSSEDIEILEHAGELVIASPEGQLEVQTVIV; encoded by the exons ATGGAGGGCGCGATGGCAGTGCGGGTGACGGCCGCGCATACGGCAGAAGCCCGGGCCGAAGCCGGGCGGGAGGCGGGCGAGGGCGGggtcgcggcggcggcggcggccttgGCTCCTGGCGGGTTCCTCGGCCTCCCGGCGCCCTTTAGCGAAGAAG ATGAGGACGATGTGCACAGATGTGGCCGCTGCCAGGCCGAGTTCACTGCCTTGGAAGACTTTGTTCAGCACAAACTCCAGAAAGTCTGCCAGCGGGCCCCTCAGGAGGCCCTGCCTGCCGCCCCTGCTGCTGCTGCGCTGCTGGGCCAGGAG GTGGTGCCAGCGGTGGCCGGCCCGGAGGAGCCCATCACGGTGGCCCACATCGTGGTGGAGACGGCCGCATTAACGACAGACATCAGCCACGCACCCGACATCGTGG GCGGTGGACACATCAAAGAGGTCATTGTGGCCGCCGAGGCAGAGCCGGGGGACAGCGAGATGGCGGaagccccaggcagccccagccGTCAGGGCCCGGGCCTTCCCGGGGAGGGCGAGCAGGCCCAGGTCAAGCTGCTGGTGAACAAGGACGGCCGATACGTGTGCGCGCTGTGCCACAAGACCTTCAAGACG GGCAGCATCCTCAAGGCCCACATGGTCACCCACAGCAGCCGCAAGGACCACGAGTGCAAGCTGTGCGGGGCGTCCTTCCGGACCAAGGGTTCGCTCATCCGGCACCACCGGCGGCACACGG ACGAGCGCCCCTATAAGTGCGCCAAGTGCGGGAAGAGCTTCCGGGAGTCGGGTGCGCTGACCCGGCACCTCAAGTCTCTGACCCCGTGCACCGAAAAGATTCGCTTCAGCGCGAGCAAGGACGTGGTTGTGGGCAAAGAGGACACGCCTGCAG GGTCTGGCGCCTCCACCGTGGGAACCGTTACATCATCCTCGGTGACGGGCGAACCTATGGAGACATCGCCTGTGATTCACCTGGTGACAGACGCCAAGGGCACTGTCATCCACGAAGTCCACGTCCAGATGCAAGAACTTCCCTTGGGCATGAAAGCCCTGGCCCCAGAG CCCCCCGGCTCCGAGGAGCTTCCCTGTTCCGGTGAGGGTGGCCGTGAGAACCTGCTGCACCAGGCCATGCAGAACTCCGGCATTGTCCTTGAGCGTGTCACTGGAGAAGAGGGGGCCCTGGAGCAAGCCCCTCCCGCGGCGcccagtccccagcccctgggagaCGGTCCCCCGGAGCTGCCGCTGCTGGAGGTGGAGCCAGCGGAGACA GTGGCCGGCGGGCCCTCAGCCGTGCCCAGGACCCACCCGTGCCCTCAGTGCAGTGAGACCTTCCCGACGGCGGCCACCCTGGAGGCCCACAAAAGGGGCCACGCAG GGCCAAGGCCGTTCACGTGCGTGCAGTGTGGCAAGGCCTTCCCCAAGGCCTACCTGCTCAAGAAGCACCAGGAGGTTCACGTGCACGAGCGACGCTTCCGCTGCGGAGACTGCGGGAAGCTCTACAAGACCATCGCCCACGTCCGCGGCCACCGGCGCGTCCACTCGGATGAGCGGCCCTATCCGTGTCCTGAGTGCGGCAAGTGCTACAAGACCAAG AACGCCCAGCAGGTGCACTTCCGGACGCACCTGGAGGAGAAGCCGCACGTGTGCCCGTTCTGCAGCCGTGGCTTCCGGGAGAAGGGCTCCCTGGTGCGGCACGTGCGGCAccacacgggcgagaagccctTCAAGTGCTACCGCTGTGGCCGGGGCTTCGCCGAGCACGGCACCCTCAACCGGCACCTGCGCACCAAAG gcGGCTGCCTGCTGGAGGTGGAGGAGCTGCTGGTGGCCGAGGAGAGCCCCGCGGCGGCCGCCGCAGTCCTCACTGAGGACCCGCACGCCGTGCTGGTTGAGTTCTCTTCCGTCGTGGCCGACACCCAGGAGTACATCATTGAG GCTGCTGCGGACGACGCGGAGGCTAGCGAAGCCGCGGAGATCATCGAGGGCGCCCAGACAGAG GTGGACAGCCACATCATGAAGGTGGTACAGCAGATCGTGCACCAGGCCAGCGCCGGGCACCAGATCATCGTGCAGAATGTGACTATGGACCAGGAGGCGGGGCTGGGCCCAGAGGCGGCTGCCGCCGACACCATCACCATCGCCACCCCTGAGAGCCTGACGGAACAGGTGGCCATGACGCTGGCCTCGGCCATCAGCGAGGGCACCGTGCTCACGGCCCGTGCGGGTGCAAATGGCGCCGAGCAGGCCACCGTGACCATGGTTTCGTCGGAGGACATTGAAATCCTAGAGCATGCGGGCGAGCTGGTCATCGCCTCACCGGAGGGCCAGCTCGAGGTGCAGACGGTCATTGTCTAG
- the E4F1 gene encoding transcription factor E4F1 isoform X2 — MEGAMAVRVTAAHTAEARAEAGREAGEGGVAAAAAALAPGGFLGLPAPFSEEDEDDVHRCGRCQAEFTALEDFVQHKLQKVCQRAPQEALPAAPAAAALLGQEVVPAVAGPEEPITVAHIVVETAALTTDISHAPDIVGGGHIKEVIVAAEAEPGDSEMAEAPGSPSRQGPGLPGEGEQAQVKLLVNKDGRYVCALCHKTFKTGSILKAHMVTHSSRKDHECKLCGASFRTKGSLIRHHRRHTDERPYKCAKCGKSFRESGALTRHLKSLTPCTEKIRFSASKDVVVGKEDTPAGPRGSGASTVGTVTSSSVTGEPMETSPVIHLVTDAKGTVIHEVHVQMQELPLGMKALAPEPPGSEELPCSGEGGRENLLHQAMQNSGIVLERVTGEEGALEQAPPAAPSPQPLGDGPPELPLLEVEPAETVAGGPSAVPRTHPCPQCSETFPTAATLEAHKRGHAGPRPFTCVQCGKAFPKAYLLKKHQEVHVHERRFRCGDCGKLYKTIAHVRGHRRVHSDERPYPCPECGKCYKTKNAQQVHFRTHLEEKPHVCPFCSRGFREKGSLVRHVRHHTGEKPFKCYRCGRGFAEHGTLNRHLRTKGGCLLEVEELLVAEESPAAAAAVLTEDPHAVLVEFSSVVADTQEYIIEAAADDAEASEAAEIIEGAQTEVDSHIMKVVQQIVHQASAGHQIIVQNVTMDQEAGLGPEAAAADTITIATPESLTEQVAMTLASAISEGTVLTARAGANGAEQATVTMVSSEDIEILEHAGELVIASPEGQLEVQTVIV; from the exons ATGGAGGGCGCGATGGCAGTGCGGGTGACGGCCGCGCATACGGCAGAAGCCCGGGCCGAAGCCGGGCGGGAGGCGGGCGAGGGCGGggtcgcggcggcggcggcggccttgGCTCCTGGCGGGTTCCTCGGCCTCCCGGCGCCCTTTAGCGAAGAAG ATGAGGACGATGTGCACAGATGTGGCCGCTGCCAGGCCGAGTTCACTGCCTTGGAAGACTTTGTTCAGCACAAACTCCAGAAAGTCTGCCAGCGGGCCCCTCAGGAGGCCCTGCCTGCCGCCCCTGCTGCTGCTGCGCTGCTGGGCCAGGAG GTGGTGCCAGCGGTGGCCGGCCCGGAGGAGCCCATCACGGTGGCCCACATCGTGGTGGAGACGGCCGCATTAACGACAGACATCAGCCACGCACCCGACATCGTGG GCGGTGGACACATCAAAGAGGTCATTGTGGCCGCCGAGGCAGAGCCGGGGGACAGCGAGATGGCGGaagccccaggcagccccagccGTCAGGGCCCGGGCCTTCCCGGGGAGGGCGAGCAGGCCCAGGTCAAGCTGCTGGTGAACAAGGACGGCCGATACGTGTGCGCGCTGTGCCACAAGACCTTCAAGACG GGCAGCATCCTCAAGGCCCACATGGTCACCCACAGCAGCCGCAAGGACCACGAGTGCAAGCTGTGCGGGGCGTCCTTCCGGACCAAGGGTTCGCTCATCCGGCACCACCGGCGGCACACGG ACGAGCGCCCCTATAAGTGCGCCAAGTGCGGGAAGAGCTTCCGGGAGTCGGGTGCGCTGACCCGGCACCTCAAGTCTCTGACCCCGTGCACCGAAAAGATTCGCTTCAGCGCGAGCAAGGACGTGGTTGTGGGCAAAGAGGACACGCCTGCAGGTCCGCGAG GGTCTGGCGCCTCCACCGTGGGAACCGTTACATCATCCTCGGTGACGGGCGAACCTATGGAGACATCGCCTGTGATTCACCTGGTGACAGACGCCAAGGGCACTGTCATCCACGAAGTCCACGTCCAGATGCAAGAACTTCCCTTGGGCATGAAAGCCCTGGCCCCAGAG CCCCCCGGCTCCGAGGAGCTTCCCTGTTCCGGTGAGGGTGGCCGTGAGAACCTGCTGCACCAGGCCATGCAGAACTCCGGCATTGTCCTTGAGCGTGTCACTGGAGAAGAGGGGGCCCTGGAGCAAGCCCCTCCCGCGGCGcccagtccccagcccctgggagaCGGTCCCCCGGAGCTGCCGCTGCTGGAGGTGGAGCCAGCGGAGACA GTGGCCGGCGGGCCCTCAGCCGTGCCCAGGACCCACCCGTGCCCTCAGTGCAGTGAGACCTTCCCGACGGCGGCCACCCTGGAGGCCCACAAAAGGGGCCACGCAG GGCCAAGGCCGTTCACGTGCGTGCAGTGTGGCAAGGCCTTCCCCAAGGCCTACCTGCTCAAGAAGCACCAGGAGGTTCACGTGCACGAGCGACGCTTCCGCTGCGGAGACTGCGGGAAGCTCTACAAGACCATCGCCCACGTCCGCGGCCACCGGCGCGTCCACTCGGATGAGCGGCCCTATCCGTGTCCTGAGTGCGGCAAGTGCTACAAGACCAAG AACGCCCAGCAGGTGCACTTCCGGACGCACCTGGAGGAGAAGCCGCACGTGTGCCCGTTCTGCAGCCGTGGCTTCCGGGAGAAGGGCTCCCTGGTGCGGCACGTGCGGCAccacacgggcgagaagccctTCAAGTGCTACCGCTGTGGCCGGGGCTTCGCCGAGCACGGCACCCTCAACCGGCACCTGCGCACCAAAG gcGGCTGCCTGCTGGAGGTGGAGGAGCTGCTGGTGGCCGAGGAGAGCCCCGCGGCGGCCGCCGCAGTCCTCACTGAGGACCCGCACGCCGTGCTGGTTGAGTTCTCTTCCGTCGTGGCCGACACCCAGGAGTACATCATTGAG GCTGCTGCGGACGACGCGGAGGCTAGCGAAGCCGCGGAGATCATCGAGGGCGCCCAGACAGAG GTGGACAGCCACATCATGAAGGTGGTACAGCAGATCGTGCACCAGGCCAGCGCCGGGCACCAGATCATCGTGCAGAATGTGACTATGGACCAGGAGGCGGGGCTGGGCCCAGAGGCGGCTGCCGCCGACACCATCACCATCGCCACCCCTGAGAGCCTGACGGAACAGGTGGCCATGACGCTGGCCTCGGCCATCAGCGAGGGCACCGTGCTCACGGCCCGTGCGGGTGCAAATGGCGCCGAGCAGGCCACCGTGACCATGGTTTCGTCGGAGGACATTGAAATCCTAGAGCATGCGGGCGAGCTGGTCATCGCCTCACCGGAGGGCCAGCTCGAGGTGCAGACGGTCATTGTCTAG
- the E4F1 gene encoding transcription factor E4F1 isoform X1 yields MEGAMAVRVTAAHTAEARAEAGREAGEGGVAAAAAALAPGGFLGLPAPFSEEDEDDVHRCGRCQAEFTALEDFVQHKLQKVCQRAPQEALPAAPAAAALLGQEVVPAVAGPEEPITVAHIVVETAALTTDISHAPDIVGGGHIKEVIVAAEAEPGDSEMAEAPGSPSRQGPGLPGEGEQAQVKLLVNKDGRYVCALCHKTFKTGSILKAHMVTHSSRKDHECKLCGASFRTKGSLIRHHRRHTDERPYKCAKCGKSFRESGALTRHLKSLTPCTEKIRFSASKDVVVGKEDTPAGPRGSGASTVGTVTSSSVTGEPMETSPVIHLVTDAKGTVIHEVHVQMQELPLGMKALAPEPPGSEELPCSGEGGRENLLHQAMQNSGIVLERVTGEEGALEQAPPAAPSPQPLGDGPPELPLLEVEPAETQVAGGPSAVPRTHPCPQCSETFPTAATLEAHKRGHAGPRPFTCVQCGKAFPKAYLLKKHQEVHVHERRFRCGDCGKLYKTIAHVRGHRRVHSDERPYPCPECGKCYKTKNAQQVHFRTHLEEKPHVCPFCSRGFREKGSLVRHVRHHTGEKPFKCYRCGRGFAEHGTLNRHLRTKGGCLLEVEELLVAEESPAAAAAVLTEDPHAVLVEFSSVVADTQEYIIEAAADDAEASEAAEIIEGAQTEVDSHIMKVVQQIVHQASAGHQIIVQNVTMDQEAGLGPEAAAADTITIATPESLTEQVAMTLASAISEGTVLTARAGANGAEQATVTMVSSEDIEILEHAGELVIASPEGQLEVQTVIV; encoded by the exons ATGGAGGGCGCGATGGCAGTGCGGGTGACGGCCGCGCATACGGCAGAAGCCCGGGCCGAAGCCGGGCGGGAGGCGGGCGAGGGCGGggtcgcggcggcggcggcggccttgGCTCCTGGCGGGTTCCTCGGCCTCCCGGCGCCCTTTAGCGAAGAAG ATGAGGACGATGTGCACAGATGTGGCCGCTGCCAGGCCGAGTTCACTGCCTTGGAAGACTTTGTTCAGCACAAACTCCAGAAAGTCTGCCAGCGGGCCCCTCAGGAGGCCCTGCCTGCCGCCCCTGCTGCTGCTGCGCTGCTGGGCCAGGAG GTGGTGCCAGCGGTGGCCGGCCCGGAGGAGCCCATCACGGTGGCCCACATCGTGGTGGAGACGGCCGCATTAACGACAGACATCAGCCACGCACCCGACATCGTGG GCGGTGGACACATCAAAGAGGTCATTGTGGCCGCCGAGGCAGAGCCGGGGGACAGCGAGATGGCGGaagccccaggcagccccagccGTCAGGGCCCGGGCCTTCCCGGGGAGGGCGAGCAGGCCCAGGTCAAGCTGCTGGTGAACAAGGACGGCCGATACGTGTGCGCGCTGTGCCACAAGACCTTCAAGACG GGCAGCATCCTCAAGGCCCACATGGTCACCCACAGCAGCCGCAAGGACCACGAGTGCAAGCTGTGCGGGGCGTCCTTCCGGACCAAGGGTTCGCTCATCCGGCACCACCGGCGGCACACGG ACGAGCGCCCCTATAAGTGCGCCAAGTGCGGGAAGAGCTTCCGGGAGTCGGGTGCGCTGACCCGGCACCTCAAGTCTCTGACCCCGTGCACCGAAAAGATTCGCTTCAGCGCGAGCAAGGACGTGGTTGTGGGCAAAGAGGACACGCCTGCAGGTCCGCGAG GGTCTGGCGCCTCCACCGTGGGAACCGTTACATCATCCTCGGTGACGGGCGAACCTATGGAGACATCGCCTGTGATTCACCTGGTGACAGACGCCAAGGGCACTGTCATCCACGAAGTCCACGTCCAGATGCAAGAACTTCCCTTGGGCATGAAAGCCCTGGCCCCAGAG CCCCCCGGCTCCGAGGAGCTTCCCTGTTCCGGTGAGGGTGGCCGTGAGAACCTGCTGCACCAGGCCATGCAGAACTCCGGCATTGTCCTTGAGCGTGTCACTGGAGAAGAGGGGGCCCTGGAGCAAGCCCCTCCCGCGGCGcccagtccccagcccctgggagaCGGTCCCCCGGAGCTGCCGCTGCTGGAGGTGGAGCCAGCGGAGACA CAGGTGGCCGGCGGGCCCTCAGCCGTGCCCAGGACCCACCCGTGCCCTCAGTGCAGTGAGACCTTCCCGACGGCGGCCACCCTGGAGGCCCACAAAAGGGGCCACGCAG GGCCAAGGCCGTTCACGTGCGTGCAGTGTGGCAAGGCCTTCCCCAAGGCCTACCTGCTCAAGAAGCACCAGGAGGTTCACGTGCACGAGCGACGCTTCCGCTGCGGAGACTGCGGGAAGCTCTACAAGACCATCGCCCACGTCCGCGGCCACCGGCGCGTCCACTCGGATGAGCGGCCCTATCCGTGTCCTGAGTGCGGCAAGTGCTACAAGACCAAG AACGCCCAGCAGGTGCACTTCCGGACGCACCTGGAGGAGAAGCCGCACGTGTGCCCGTTCTGCAGCCGTGGCTTCCGGGAGAAGGGCTCCCTGGTGCGGCACGTGCGGCAccacacgggcgagaagccctTCAAGTGCTACCGCTGTGGCCGGGGCTTCGCCGAGCACGGCACCCTCAACCGGCACCTGCGCACCAAAG gcGGCTGCCTGCTGGAGGTGGAGGAGCTGCTGGTGGCCGAGGAGAGCCCCGCGGCGGCCGCCGCAGTCCTCACTGAGGACCCGCACGCCGTGCTGGTTGAGTTCTCTTCCGTCGTGGCCGACACCCAGGAGTACATCATTGAG GCTGCTGCGGACGACGCGGAGGCTAGCGAAGCCGCGGAGATCATCGAGGGCGCCCAGACAGAG GTGGACAGCCACATCATGAAGGTGGTACAGCAGATCGTGCACCAGGCCAGCGCCGGGCACCAGATCATCGTGCAGAATGTGACTATGGACCAGGAGGCGGGGCTGGGCCCAGAGGCGGCTGCCGCCGACACCATCACCATCGCCACCCCTGAGAGCCTGACGGAACAGGTGGCCATGACGCTGGCCTCGGCCATCAGCGAGGGCACCGTGCTCACGGCCCGTGCGGGTGCAAATGGCGCCGAGCAGGCCACCGTGACCATGGTTTCGTCGGAGGACATTGAAATCCTAGAGCATGCGGGCGAGCTGGTCATCGCCTCACCGGAGGGCCAGCTCGAGGTGCAGACGGTCATTGTCTAG